One stretch of Microvirga lotononidis DNA includes these proteins:
- the rho gene encoding transcription termination factor Rho, whose amino-acid sequence MREIKLQDLKSKTPTELIAFAEELEVENASTMRKQELMFAILKQLAAREVEIIGAGVVEVLQDGFGFLRSADSNYLPGPDDIYVSPSQIRKFGLRTGDTVDGPIRGPKEGERYFALLKVNTINFEDPEKIRHKVHFDNLTPLFPHERFKLELEDPTRKDFSPRIIDIVSPIGKGQRALIVAPPRTGKTVLMQNVAQSITTNHPECYLIVLLIDERPEEVTDMQRSVKGEVVASTFDEPATRHVQVAEMVIEKAKRLVEHGRDVVILLDSITRLGRAYNTVVPSSGKVLTGGVDANALQRPKRFFGAARNIEEGGSLTIIATALIDTGSRMDEVIFEEFKGTGNSEIILDRKVADKRTFPAIDITRSGTRKEELLVPSDTLKKMYVLRRILNPMGTVDAIEFLLDKLRQTKSNQEFFDSMNT is encoded by the coding sequence ATGAGGGAAATCAAACTTCAAGACCTGAAATCCAAGACGCCCACCGAACTCATTGCTTTCGCCGAAGAGCTCGAGGTCGAGAATGCGAGCACCATGCGCAAGCAGGAGCTCATGTTCGCCATCCTCAAGCAGCTGGCGGCCCGCGAGGTGGAAATCATCGGCGCCGGCGTCGTCGAGGTGCTGCAGGACGGCTTCGGCTTCCTGCGCTCGGCCGATTCGAACTACCTGCCCGGCCCCGACGACATTTATGTCAGCCCGAGCCAGATCCGGAAATTCGGCCTGCGCACCGGCGACACGGTGGACGGCCCGATCCGCGGCCCTAAGGAAGGCGAGCGCTATTTCGCCCTGCTCAAGGTCAACACGATCAATTTCGAGGATCCGGAGAAGATCCGGCACAAGGTTCATTTCGACAACCTGACGCCGCTCTTCCCGCATGAGCGCTTCAAGCTCGAGCTCGAGGATCCGACCCGGAAGGACTTCTCGCCCCGGATCATCGACATCGTGTCGCCCATCGGCAAGGGCCAGCGCGCCCTCATCGTGGCGCCGCCCCGCACCGGTAAGACGGTGCTGATGCAGAACGTGGCCCAGTCGATCACCACCAACCATCCCGAGTGCTACCTCATCGTGCTGCTCATCGACGAGCGCCCGGAGGAAGTGACCGACATGCAGCGCTCCGTGAAGGGCGAGGTCGTGGCCTCCACCTTCGACGAGCCGGCGACCCGCCACGTGCAGGTGGCCGAGATGGTGATCGAGAAGGCCAAGCGCCTCGTGGAGCACGGCCGCGACGTGGTCATCCTGCTCGACTCGATCACCCGCCTGGGCCGCGCCTACAACACGGTGGTGCCGTCCTCCGGCAAGGTGCTCACCGGCGGTGTCGACGCCAACGCCCTGCAGCGTCCGAAGCGCTTCTTCGGTGCGGCGCGCAACATCGAGGAGGGCGGTTCGCTCACCATCATCGCCACCGCGCTCATCGATACCGGCTCGCGCATGGACGAGGTGATCTTCGAAGAGTTCAAGGGCACCGGCAACTCGGAAATCATCCTCGACCGCAAGGTCGCCGACAAGCGGACCTTCCCGGCCATCGACATCACGCGGTCCGGCACCCGCAAGGAAGAGCTGCTGGTCCCGTCCGACACGCTCAAGAAGATGTACGTGCTGCGCCGCATCCTCAACCCGATGGGCACGGTCGACGCCATCGAGTTCCTGCTCGACAAGCTGCGCCAGACCAAGTCGAACCAGGAATTCTTCGACTCGATGAATACCTGA
- the hemJ gene encoding protoporphyrinogen oxidase HemJ, whose product MLYLWLKAFHVIAVIAWMAGMLYLPRLFVYHCDAPKGSIQSETFKIMERRLLKAIINPAMAVTWVLGLYLVWEGGWYSSGWLHAKVLLVLVMSGLHGVYVRRLKEFAADKNTKPAKYYRILNEVPTLLLIGIVILVIVKPF is encoded by the coding sequence ATGCTCTATCTCTGGCTCAAGGCGTTCCACGTGATCGCCGTCATCGCGTGGATGGCCGGTATGCTCTATCTGCCGCGCCTCTTCGTCTATCATTGCGACGCGCCGAAGGGCTCGATCCAGTCCGAGACCTTCAAGATCATGGAGCGGCGCCTGCTCAAGGCCATCATCAACCCGGCCATGGCGGTGACCTGGGTGCTCGGCCTGTATCTGGTCTGGGAGGGCGGCTGGTACAGCTCCGGCTGGCTCCATGCCAAGGTGCTGCTCGTCCTCGTCATGTCCGGCCTGCACGGGGTCTATGTGCGCCGGCTGAAGGAGTTCGCCGCGGACAAGAACACGAAGCCGGCGAAATATTACCGCATCCTCAACGAGGTCCCGACGCTTCTCCTGATCGGCATCGTGATCCTGGTGATCGTGAAGCCGTTCTGA
- a CDS encoding thioredoxin domain-containing protein — translation MNRLNEASSPYLLQHRANPVHWWEWGPDALAEAKRLDKPILISIGYAACHWCHVMAHESFEDADVAAVMNELFVNIKVDREERPDVDHVYMSALHLLGEPGGWPLTMFLTPEGEPFWGGTYFPKEPRFGRPGFVGVLREISRLYRSEPERILKNRDAIKQHLARSDRGDGGTLGLVDLDRLGARLAELIDTENGGLQGAPKFPNPPILECLYRYAGRTGDGEAKRRFLLTLERMALGGIHDHLGGGFARYSVDERWLVPHFEKMLYDNAQLLELYGLAYAETGRALFRDAAEGIVIWLGREMTTPEGGFASSLDADSEGEEGLFYVWSLAEIREVLGEEDAAFFGQVYDITEEGNFEGRNIPNRLLSGVAPLAIEERLAALRAKLLERRSARVRPGLDDKVLADWNGLMIAALVRASPLLDRPDWIALAQRAYRFVTEAMTRDGRLGHSWRGGALIVPGFALDHAAMMRAALALFEVTADQAYLRDAQTWRDRLMSDYRIEDTGALAMTARNADPLVVRPQPTQDDAVPNANGVCAEALVRLAQLTEMDGDLRQASEVLTKLGGIARSSPLGHTSILNALDLHLRGLTILVTGNGADALFEAGLKIPYPIRSIRRLKSDEELDDNHPAKALAASGAGPRALVCAGMRCSLPVTDADGLKAQVLEMSSADIGSAPRD, via the coding sequence ATGAACCGCCTGAACGAGGCCAGCTCGCCCTACCTTCTGCAGCACAGGGCCAATCCTGTCCATTGGTGGGAATGGGGACCCGACGCCCTCGCCGAGGCCAAGCGGCTGGACAAGCCGATTCTGATCTCCATCGGCTATGCCGCCTGCCACTGGTGCCATGTGATGGCGCATGAAAGCTTCGAGGATGCTGACGTGGCGGCGGTCATGAACGAGCTCTTCGTCAATATCAAGGTCGACCGCGAGGAGCGGCCGGACGTGGACCATGTCTATATGAGCGCCCTGCATCTCCTGGGCGAGCCCGGCGGATGGCCGCTCACCATGTTCCTCACCCCGGAGGGTGAACCGTTCTGGGGCGGCACCTATTTTCCGAAGGAGCCGCGCTTCGGCCGGCCCGGCTTCGTCGGCGTGCTGCGCGAGATAAGCCGCCTCTACCGTTCCGAGCCGGAGCGCATCCTCAAGAACCGGGACGCGATCAAGCAGCATCTGGCGAGGTCGGATAGGGGCGACGGCGGCACCCTCGGCCTCGTTGATCTCGACCGCCTGGGCGCCCGTCTGGCCGAGCTGATCGACACCGAGAATGGCGGATTGCAGGGCGCACCGAAGTTTCCCAATCCGCCGATCCTCGAATGTCTCTATCGCTATGCCGGCCGCACGGGCGACGGCGAGGCGAAGCGGCGCTTTCTCCTGACCCTGGAGCGAATGGCGCTCGGGGGAATCCACGATCATCTCGGCGGCGGCTTCGCCCGCTACTCCGTCGACGAGCGTTGGCTCGTGCCGCATTTCGAGAAGATGCTCTACGACAATGCGCAGCTTCTGGAACTCTATGGGCTGGCCTATGCCGAGACCGGCCGCGCCCTGTTCCGGGATGCGGCCGAGGGGATCGTCATCTGGCTCGGGCGGGAGATGACCACACCGGAGGGCGGGTTCGCATCAAGCCTCGACGCGGATTCGGAGGGCGAGGAAGGCCTGTTCTACGTCTGGAGCCTCGCCGAGATCCGGGAGGTCCTGGGCGAGGAGGACGCGGCCTTCTTCGGACAGGTCTACGATATCACCGAAGAAGGCAATTTCGAGGGGCGCAACATTCCGAACCGTCTCCTCTCCGGCGTGGCTCCGCTCGCCATCGAAGAGCGCCTCGCCGCCCTGCGAGCGAAACTGCTGGAACGGCGGTCGGCGCGGGTGAGGCCCGGCCTCGACGACAAGGTGCTGGCGGACTGGAACGGGCTCATGATCGCCGCGCTGGTGCGGGCTTCTCCCCTGCTCGACCGGCCCGACTGGATCGCCCTCGCGCAACGGGCCTACCGTTTCGTCACGGAAGCAATGACCCGCGACGGCCGGCTCGGCCATTCCTGGCGCGGCGGCGCGCTGATCGTTCCGGGCTTCGCCCTCGACCATGCCGCCATGATGCGGGCAGCCCTGGCGCTCTTCGAGGTAACGGCTGACCAAGCTTACCTCCGGGACGCCCAGACGTGGCGCGACCGGCTGATGTCCGATTATCGGATAGAGGACACCGGTGCCCTCGCCATGACGGCAAGGAACGCCGACCCCCTGGTGGTCCGGCCGCAGCCGACCCAGGACGATGCGGTCCCCAACGCCAATGGGGTCTGCGCCGAAGCTCTCGTCCGCCTGGCGCAGCTCACGGAAATGGACGGCGATCTCCGGCAAGCCTCGGAAGTCTTGACCAAGCTCGGGGGAATCGCCCGCTCTTCGCCGCTCGGTCATACGTCGATCCTCAACGCCCTCGACCTGCACCTGCGGGGCCTGACCATCCTCGTCACGGGAAACGGTGCCGACGCCCTGTTCGAGGCAGGGCTGAAGATCCCCTACCCGATCCGCAGCATCCGTCGTCTGAAATCGGACGAAGAGCTCGACGACAACCATCCGGCCAAGGCCCTCGCCGCATCGGGCGCCGGACCACGGGCGCTCGTCTGCGCGGGGATGCGCTGCTCGCTGCCCGTGACGGACGCGGATGGGTTGAAGGCGCAGGTCCTGGAGATGTCGAGCGCCGATATCGGCTCGGCTCCGAGGGATTGA
- the hemE gene encoding uroporphyrinogen decarboxylase: MNERPTKAILRVLNGEPVWPLPIWIMRQAGRYLPEYRETRKQAGSFLDLCYNPRLAEEVTLQPIRRFGFDASILFSDILVIPHALGQEVRFVENEGPKLDPVTSQADFSRLAEELPLERLEPVFETLDRLRQSLPKETTLLGFCGAPWTVASYMIAGKGTPDQAPARLTAYRDPAFMDGLIDKLVRASTAYLIRQIDAGAEAVQIFESFGSALPPALFDRLSLDPIRRMVEGLKEARPQAKVIVFVRGGGANLHRFASAGIGDALALDWTLDPAIVLKTLPGTVATQGNLDPLALIAGGAALTDGIDHILGTVRGRPHIFNLGHGILPETPVEHVAQMIARVRGA, encoded by the coding sequence GTGAACGAGCGTCCCACCAAAGCGATCCTCCGCGTGCTGAACGGCGAACCGGTCTGGCCGCTTCCGATCTGGATCATGCGCCAAGCCGGCCGGTATCTGCCGGAATACCGGGAGACCCGGAAGCAGGCGGGCTCCTTCCTCGACCTCTGCTACAATCCGAGGCTTGCCGAGGAAGTGACCCTTCAGCCGATCCGGCGCTTCGGCTTCGACGCCTCGATCCTGTTCTCCGACATCCTTGTCATTCCCCATGCCCTGGGCCAGGAGGTTCGCTTCGTCGAGAACGAGGGCCCCAAGCTCGATCCGGTGACCTCCCAGGCGGATTTCTCGCGGCTTGCCGAGGAGCTGCCGCTGGAGCGCCTGGAACCCGTCTTCGAGACCCTGGACCGTTTGAGGCAGTCTCTGCCGAAGGAGACGACCCTTCTCGGCTTCTGCGGCGCGCCCTGGACGGTGGCGAGCTACATGATCGCCGGCAAGGGCACCCCCGACCAGGCGCCGGCCCGGCTCACCGCCTATCGCGATCCCGCCTTCATGGACGGGTTGATCGACAAACTGGTGCGGGCCTCCACGGCCTATCTCATCCGCCAGATCGACGCGGGCGCCGAGGCGGTGCAGATCTTCGAGAGCTTCGGCTCGGCCCTGCCGCCCGCTCTCTTCGACCGGCTGTCCCTGGACCCGATCCGGCGCATGGTGGAGGGTCTTAAGGAGGCCCGTCCCCAGGCGAAGGTGATCGTTTTCGTCCGCGGCGGCGGCGCGAACCTTCATCGCTTCGCCTCGGCCGGCATCGGCGATGCGCTCGCCCTCGACTGGACCCTCGATCCCGCCATCGTGCTGAAGACCCTGCCGGGCACGGTCGCGACCCAGGGCAATCTCGACCCCCTGGCGCTGATCGCCGGCGGAGCGGCCCTGACCGACGGCATCGACCATATCCTCGGCACGGTGCGCGGACGCCCGCACATCTTCAATCTCGGGCACGGCATCCTGCCGGAAACGCCCGTCGAGCATGTCGCGCAGATGATCGCTCGCGTAAGGGGAGCCTGA
- a CDS encoding pyruvate, water dikinase regulatory protein has product MGRSYFHLHLVSDSTGETLITVARAVVAQYEGVAAIEHVYPLVRSNTQLERVISEIETAPGIVLYTLVEQDLAHRLEEVCRNTGSPHLSVLEPVHALLSSYLGTHSTARPGAQHMLNAEYFKRIDAMNFTLLHDDGHLPHDLDEADVILVGVSRTSKTPTAVYLANRGLKTANIPLVPGVPPPSVLETARKALIVGLVATPERIVQIRQNRLLSLNADDDTSYVDRDAVAEELAASRRLFARNGWPVIDVTRRSIEETAAAIIDHYRDHRLRFIAE; this is encoded by the coding sequence GTGGGACGCAGCTATTTCCATCTTCATCTGGTGTCGGATTCGACCGGCGAAACGCTGATCACGGTCGCCCGCGCCGTGGTGGCGCAATACGAGGGCGTGGCCGCCATCGAGCATGTCTATCCGCTGGTACGCTCCAACACGCAGTTGGAGCGCGTGATCAGCGAGATCGAGACCGCGCCGGGCATCGTGCTCTACACCTTGGTGGAGCAGGATCTGGCCCACAGGCTCGAGGAGGTCTGCCGCAATACGGGCTCGCCGCACCTCTCCGTGCTGGAGCCGGTGCACGCCCTGCTCTCCTCCTATCTCGGCACCCATTCGACGGCCCGGCCCGGCGCGCAGCACATGCTGAACGCGGAGTATTTCAAGCGCATCGACGCGATGAACTTCACCCTCCTGCACGATGACGGGCACCTGCCGCACGATCTCGACGAGGCGGACGTGATCCTGGTCGGCGTGAGCCGGACCTCGAAGACGCCGACGGCCGTCTATCTCGCCAATCGTGGGTTGAAGACGGCGAATATTCCTCTCGTTCCGGGCGTGCCGCCGCCGTCGGTTCTTGAAACGGCCCGGAAGGCGCTCATCGTCGGCCTTGTGGCGACGCCGGAGCGGATCGTGCAGATCAGGCAGAACCGGCTGCTCAGCCTCAACGCCGACGACGACACCTCCTATGTGGACCGCGACGCCGTGGCGGAAGAACTGGCGGCCTCGCGGCGGCTGTTCGCGCGCAACGGCTGGCCGGTGATCGACGTGACCCGACGCTCCATCGAGGAGACGGCCGCGGCGATCATCGACCATTATCGCGACCATCGCCTGCGCTTCATCGCGGAATAG